A region of Paenibacillus sp. JNUCC-31 DNA encodes the following proteins:
- a CDS encoding LLM class flavin-dependent oxidoreductase — protein sequence MKFALFSLMMNLPNAVTGESLTTQQKFHNILEQAKLAERLGFDAYGIGERHGAPFLSSSPPVVLTAVAAATSRIRLLTTVTVLSILDPVRVAEDYATLDQLSGGRLEMIIGKGNDPRHYPLFGISEEEQWDSLGERYELLKRLWTEENVTWQGTYRPPLHEVTTQPRPLQQSIPIWHGSASSTRSTELAAKYGEPIFSSNSFHPQAKYKALIDHYRERLDYYGHDANRAVVGSGAGSLYLANTREEAIRRYTPYYEAFHATAAAQHNQSPFKDLEDNIAHGPVLIGSPEQVIEKILNYHAAYGHQVLSISVDGLSHAEQLEQVERFAQDVAPVLRREIPSFIWNESPILNQSLPSSTSPSPDSWPPAISPIFQV from the coding sequence ATGAAATTTGCCCTATTCAGTCTCATGATGAATCTTCCAAATGCCGTTACCGGTGAATCACTAACAACACAACAGAAGTTCCACAATATTCTGGAACAAGCCAAACTGGCCGAACGGCTGGGATTCGATGCATATGGGATCGGTGAGCGGCATGGCGCTCCATTTCTGTCCTCTTCGCCTCCCGTTGTGCTCACCGCCGTCGCTGCTGCGACTTCACGGATCCGGCTGCTAACAACGGTCACTGTTCTCAGTATACTTGATCCGGTACGGGTTGCCGAGGATTATGCCACACTGGATCAATTATCCGGTGGACGGCTGGAGATGATCATCGGGAAAGGCAATGACCCTCGGCACTATCCCCTGTTTGGCATTAGCGAAGAGGAACAATGGGATTCACTCGGTGAACGCTACGAACTGCTGAAACGGCTGTGGACTGAAGAGAATGTAACCTGGCAGGGAACGTATCGCCCTCCCCTTCATGAGGTTACCACTCAGCCGAGACCACTCCAGCAATCCATTCCGATCTGGCATGGCAGCGCATCGAGCACCCGCTCTACCGAGCTTGCAGCCAAGTATGGCGAACCGATATTTAGCTCAAATTCCTTCCACCCGCAGGCAAAGTACAAAGCGTTAATTGACCATTACCGGGAGCGTCTCGATTATTATGGTCATGATGCGAACCGAGCGGTGGTTGGCTCCGGGGCAGGCAGCCTGTACCTCGCGAATACACGCGAAGAGGCAATTCGTCGTTATACGCCTTATTATGAAGCATTCCATGCTACGGCCGCTGCACAGCACAACCAATCGCCTTTTAAGGACCTGGAGGATAACATTGCGCACGGACCTGTACTGATTGGTAGTCCAGAGCAGGTCATTGAGAAGATCCTCAATTACCATGCCGCCTATGGACATCAGGTATTGAGCATTAGCGTGGATGGTCTCAGTCATGCGGAGCAGCTGGAGCAGGTAGAACGCTTTGCCCAGGATGTAGCGCCCGTGTTACGACGTGAAATCCCCAGTTTCATATGGAACGAATCTCCGATCTTGAACCAGTCACTTCCCTCTTCCACTTCGCCTTCTCCCGATTCATGGCCCCCAGCCATCTCACCGATCTTCCAGGTATAG
- a CDS encoding transcriptional regulator — translation MNQLDQITSGMGLEKGYFYEMYSVECFVEAAPHWRRLEPFLYRCAELNKLDCIKKVVYQVTDDRSYISELFEMAENLYSKEMNEAALILYECVAAGEKYQHSERLALCQYRIFLLHKTMSKFDNLAAAVQFEPYIEKLDEEIQLDAVKDLANVYNTIHHWDKVYELAEELERKVDFQLELQSRRRKNKKRIAFYPIFTYKAYANLLKASVCEVRKEYEKALEYTDVYVNVIEISNPTEEERELIERFKGWAVGNRYLYRLMNGNYEVIEPYLNYLDANPHEILTAFVNIVQAANQHSLDIDSALHRFDPYIKQFNTDLHLKGTYNMQMLNHRYIRFYYELAKYRLHQQRYATGIETLLTSLELSSSSNDDLMSIKSIDLYGKFRRHATNEQEEQYNRLIERLRN, via the coding sequence ATGAATCAATTGGATCAGATCACATCTGGAATGGGGCTTGAAAAGGGATATTTCTATGAAATGTACAGTGTGGAGTGTTTTGTGGAAGCGGCACCGCATTGGAGACGTTTGGAACCTTTTCTGTATCGCTGCGCTGAACTTAACAAGCTAGACTGTATTAAAAAGGTAGTTTATCAGGTTACAGATGATCGATCCTATATTTCAGAACTGTTTGAAATGGCAGAGAATCTATATTCCAAAGAAATGAATGAAGCGGCGCTTATTTTATATGAATGTGTAGCCGCAGGTGAGAAATATCAGCACTCGGAACGGTTGGCGTTATGCCAGTACCGTATTTTTTTGCTTCATAAAACAATGAGCAAATTCGATAATCTGGCAGCAGCGGTCCAATTTGAACCCTATATTGAGAAATTGGATGAAGAAATACAACTGGATGCTGTTAAAGATTTGGCGAATGTTTATAATACAATACATCATTGGGATAAGGTATATGAATTGGCCGAAGAACTGGAACGAAAAGTTGATTTTCAACTTGAACTTCAATCTCGAAGACGAAAAAATAAAAAAAGAATTGCCTTTTACCCCATATTTACATATAAAGCATATGCGAATCTATTGAAGGCAAGTGTCTGTGAAGTGCGTAAGGAATATGAAAAAGCTTTGGAATATACAGATGTTTACGTGAATGTTATTGAAATCTCTAATCCAACAGAAGAAGAGCGAGAATTAATAGAACGTTTCAAAGGATGGGCAGTGGGAAATCGGTATTTATACCGTTTGATGAATGGGAATTATGAGGTTATTGAACCTTATCTGAATTACCTTGACGCTAATCCTCATGAGATTTTAACAGCATTCGTAAATATTGTGCAAGCAGCTAACCAGCACTCACTGGATATTGATTCTGCATTGCATAGGTTCGATCCTTATATCAAACAATTCAACACGGATTTGCATTTAAAAGGAACGTATAATATGCAAATGTTGAATCATAGATATATACGTTTTTATTATGAATTAGCAAAGTACAGGCTCCACCAACAAAGATACGCAACGGGGATTGAAACTTTGCTCACGAGCCTGGAGCTATCATCATCAAGTAACGATGACCTAATGTCTATTAAATCTATTGATTTGTATGGAAAATTTAGGAGACATGCAACGAACGAGCAGGAAGAGCAGTACAACAGATTAATAGAAAGACTGAGAAATTAA
- a CDS encoding transcriptional regulator, whose protein sequence is MEPTTTIRSFIEDYIRKQGYTLQYFADISGVNAGTLSAIIKGTRPIAMAQLDLITQGMKLEEGHFYEIYGAECFVESAPHWRRLEPFLQRCAELDKLECIQKVIQQVTDDRSYISELFEMAEGMLERGQKKAARMLYECVAECEKYQHSERLALCQYRIFTLSLGQDQHENLRAAVHFEPYINRLDEERQLDAIKDLANTYLALRYWDKVSDLGGELEQKTSFLNSYKKRKTETLRIAAYPIFVYSAYSNLLRAAACDGREEYSEALRYTEAYSKLIRIEQPNEEDLIFINKFSGWAEVNHYLYRLMMGDSEVIRPYIAFIEKNEAEILPALVKIMEAANHHNIDVDAVLNRLESYISMYAKTYGDIGSYTEQITSGRYVQFLKEVAIYQFQRERYTTGFQYLLNCLALAKSMKSESIIIQCVALFERHRVRASIDLEIKYKTLIEEVYSNYEKKSSFDRSFV, encoded by the coding sequence ATGGAACCTACAACTACGATACGCTCCTTTATTGAGGACTACATCAGGAAACAGGGCTATACCCTGCAATACTTTGCCGATATATCGGGTGTGAACGCTGGAACGTTAAGTGCGATCATCAAAGGGACGCGGCCAATCGCCATGGCTCAACTGGATCTGATTACTCAAGGTATGAAGCTGGAAGAGGGGCATTTCTACGAAATTTACGGCGCTGAATGTTTCGTGGAGTCTGCCCCGCATTGGAGAAGGCTGGAGCCGTTTCTGCAGCGTTGTGCCGAGCTGGACAAGCTCGAATGCATTCAGAAGGTGATCCAGCAAGTGACGGATGATCGTTCGTACATTTCGGAATTGTTCGAGATGGCAGAGGGCATGCTTGAACGAGGACAAAAGAAAGCAGCCCGCATGTTATATGAATGCGTTGCCGAGTGTGAGAAGTACCAACACTCGGAACGTCTCGCGTTGTGCCAATATCGCATTTTCACACTATCTCTGGGTCAGGATCAGCATGAAAATCTCAGGGCGGCAGTTCACTTTGAGCCATATATTAATCGGCTGGATGAAGAGCGACAGCTCGATGCGATCAAGGATCTGGCGAATACATATTTGGCTTTGAGATATTGGGACAAGGTGTCCGATCTTGGAGGAGAGTTGGAGCAGAAAACAAGTTTCTTGAACTCTTATAAAAAGAGAAAGACGGAAACTCTAAGAATCGCAGCTTATCCTATTTTTGTATATTCCGCATATTCAAATTTGCTACGGGCAGCCGCATGTGATGGAAGGGAAGAATACTCTGAAGCCCTCCGATATACTGAGGCGTACTCTAAATTAATTAGAATTGAACAACCAAATGAAGAAGATCTCATATTCATTAATAAGTTTAGTGGATGGGCGGAGGTAAACCATTACTTATACAGACTTATGATGGGTGATTCTGAGGTCATACGGCCTTATATTGCCTTTATTGAAAAGAATGAGGCAGAGATTTTGCCTGCATTAGTCAAAATAATGGAAGCGGCAAACCATCATAATATAGATGTTGATGCAGTTCTCAATCGGTTGGAGTCATACATTTCAATGTACGCCAAAACTTATGGGGATATCGGGAGTTATACGGAACAGATTACGAGTGGAAGATACGTGCAATTCCTTAAAGAGGTAGCAATATACCAATTTCAGAGAGAAAGATACACAACAGGATTTCAGTACTTGTTAAACTGTCTGGCTCTAGCCAAAAGTATGAAGAGTGAATCCATCATTATACAGTGTGTAGCTCTATTTGAAAGACATAGAGTCAGAGCTTCAATAGATTTAGAAATTAAATATAAAACTTTAATTGAGGAGGTCTACAGTAATTATGAGAAAAAAAGCAGCTTTGATCGTAGTTTTGTTTAG
- a CDS encoding TetR/AcrR family transcriptional regulator, producing the protein MTAKRGRPRNVETQNAILAASYELLLEHGFGAITIEKIAERAKVSKATIYKWWPNKGAVIMDGYMSAATARLPVPDTGSVFEDVRIHASNLVDFLISREGKVITQIVGEGQSDPGLAEEYRTRYIQPRRREAWGIFEKGVERGELKKDCDIGLCIDLVYGAMFYRMLVTGEPLDTEFVQRSLISLFEGIKS; encoded by the coding sequence ATGACAGCCAAAAGAGGGCGTCCCCGCAATGTGGAAACCCAGAATGCGATTCTTGCAGCTTCCTATGAATTATTACTGGAACACGGCTTTGGAGCGATTACGATCGAAAAAATTGCTGAACGTGCTAAGGTGAGCAAAGCAACGATATATAAATGGTGGCCTAATAAAGGTGCTGTCATTATGGATGGGTATATGTCTGCGGCAACGGCAAGATTGCCTGTACCGGATACAGGATCGGTATTTGAGGATGTGCGCATTCATGCGAGCAATCTGGTTGATTTTTTGATTAGCCGGGAAGGAAAAGTGATCACACAGATTGTCGGAGAGGGACAATCTGATCCAGGGCTTGCAGAAGAATACCGAACCAGATACATTCAGCCTCGTCGGCGCGAAGCGTGGGGAATTTTTGAAAAAGGTGTAGAACGGGGGGAGTTGAAAAAAGATTGTGACATCGGCCTGTGTATAGACCTCGTCTATGGAGCGATGTTCTATCGCATGTTGGTGACTGGCGAACCGTTAGATACTGAATTCGTGCAGCGTTCGTTGATTTCATTGTTTGAAGGCATTAAATCTTGA
- the cdaS gene encoding sporulation-specific diadenylate cyclase CdaS produces the protein MMNRQADCDSSSMRQKLKGDLHRVADRMNLTLSRFDNDSVCLLGQFAEIRAEIKQIEVLASSFYLDCYLSPFTEKFAELTASVQHLSDRRYGALIVIEREVPLDQMIHSGVAVDAKVTHALLESLFIPGAPLHDGAVLIRGNQIVSAGNVLPLSQAVAQERKIGTRHRAALGLSELTDAVVLVVSEETGQASFAVGGELHPINVVETLP, from the coding sequence ATGATGAATCGGCAAGCAGATTGCGACAGTTCATCCATGAGACAGAAACTTAAAGGGGATCTCCATCGTGTGGCGGACCGAATGAATCTGACGCTGTCCCGCTTTGACAATGACAGTGTATGTCTGCTGGGCCAATTCGCGGAGATTCGGGCTGAGATCAAGCAGATCGAGGTCCTTGCTTCCTCCTTTTATCTGGATTGTTACCTGTCTCCCTTTACCGAGAAATTTGCCGAGCTAACTGCCAGTGTTCAGCATTTGTCTGATCGCAGATATGGTGCCCTCATCGTGATCGAACGAGAAGTGCCGCTTGACCAGATGATTCATTCCGGGGTTGCGGTTGATGCCAAGGTCACGCATGCGCTGCTGGAATCACTGTTTATTCCAGGGGCACCATTGCATGACGGGGCTGTGCTGATCCGTGGCAATCAGATTGTATCCGCGGGCAATGTACTGCCCTTGTCGCAGGCGGTTGCACAAGAGCGGAAGATCGGCACACGGCACAGGGCTGCGCTGGGATTGAGTGAACTGACAGATGCCGTTGTGCTGGTCGTCTCGGAAGAGACCGGTCAGGCTTCATTCGCCGTGGGTGGGGAGCTGCATCCGATTAACGTGGTTGAAACCTTGCCATAG
- a CDS encoding Leu/Phe/Val dehydrogenase: MSWFEAMEHHDYEQLVLCQDKASGLKAIIAIHDTTLGPALGGTRMWTYASEEAAIKDALRLARGMTYKHAVSGLNLGGGKAVIIGDPRRDKSEAMFRAFGRYIQGLNGRYVTAEDVGTTEEDMNLIYQETDYVTGISPSYGSSGNPSPATAWGVFRGMKAAAKEAFGTDLLEGKTVAVQGVGNVAMRLCKYLYEEGAHLIVTDIHKDSVKQAVDQFGAKAVDPADITGVDCDIYAPCALGGTINDDTLKQLKSKVVAGCANNQLLEPRHGDKLHEMGIVYAPDYVINAGGVINIADELNGYNADRAWSKVGEIYNNLENIFNTSRTEGIATYIAADRLAERRIERMKNTRSTFLQNGHHALSSRRLRR; encoded by the coding sequence ATGAGTTGGTTTGAAGCAATGGAGCATCACGATTATGAGCAACTGGTACTGTGCCAGGATAAGGCTTCTGGACTAAAAGCTATTATTGCTATTCACGATACAACACTCGGCCCTGCGTTGGGAGGCACACGGATGTGGACCTATGCTTCGGAGGAAGCAGCCATTAAAGATGCATTGCGCCTTGCCCGGGGAATGACATATAAACATGCTGTATCCGGACTGAACCTGGGCGGAGGCAAAGCGGTTATTATCGGTGATCCGCGACGTGACAAAAGTGAAGCGATGTTCCGGGCTTTCGGGCGATATATCCAGGGACTGAACGGGCGTTATGTGACCGCAGAGGATGTGGGAACAACGGAAGAAGACATGAACCTGATCTATCAGGAGACCGACTATGTCACAGGCATATCACCAAGCTACGGATCATCCGGTAATCCATCTCCTGCAACAGCGTGGGGTGTATTTCGAGGAATGAAGGCCGCTGCAAAGGAAGCATTCGGTACGGACTTGCTGGAAGGCAAAACCGTGGCTGTTCAGGGTGTGGGTAACGTGGCGATGCGTCTATGCAAATATCTGTACGAGGAAGGTGCGCATCTAATCGTTACCGATATTCACAAGGATTCTGTGAAGCAGGCTGTAGATCAATTCGGTGCAAAGGCTGTAGACCCTGCCGACATTACTGGAGTAGATTGTGATATTTATGCCCCGTGTGCCCTGGGTGGTACGATTAATGACGATACGCTGAAACAGCTCAAATCCAAGGTCGTGGCAGGTTGTGCCAACAACCAGCTGCTGGAGCCTCGCCATGGTGACAAGCTGCATGAGATGGGAATCGTATACGCACCCGACTATGTTATTAATGCAGGTGGCGTAATCAATATCGCGGATGAGCTGAACGGCTACAATGCGGATCGTGCTTGGAGTAAGGTCGGGGAGATCTATAATAATCTGGAGAACATCTTCAATACGTCTCGGACTGAAGGCATCGCAACCTATATTGCCGCAGATCGGCTGGCTGAACGCCGAATTGAACGGATGAAGAATACGCGCAGTACATTTCTTCAGAATGGTCATCACGCGCTGAGTTCCCGGAGATTGCGCAGGTAA
- a CDS encoding aspartyl-phosphate phosphatase Spo0E family protein, translating into MREPKQIRDQIERNRHELSRLAENHGMQDKQVLRQSMVLDELINEYNHFKYKNRFRNRQPIA; encoded by the coding sequence GTGAGAGAACCGAAGCAGATTAGAGACCAAATCGAACGGAACAGGCATGAATTGAGTCGTTTGGCGGAGAATCATGGCATGCAAGACAAACAAGTCCTTCGACAGTCCATGGTACTGGACGAGCTTATTAATGAATATAATCATTTTAAATATAAAAACCGTTTCAGGAACAGACAGCCGATTGCATAA
- a CDS encoding aspartyl-phosphate phosphatase Spo0E family protein encodes MIELEQIRDQIEQNRQDMRRLVEKYGINDDKVLQQSMMLDELINKYIRLKTNGIESHK; translated from the coding sequence GTGATAGAACTGGAACAGATCAGAGACCAAATCGAGCAGAACAGGCAGGATATGCGTCGATTGGTGGAGAAGTATGGTATAAATGACGATAAGGTTCTCCAGCAGTCTATGATGCTGGACGAACTGATTAATAAATATATTCGACTTAAAACGAATGGTATCGAATCGCATAAGTAA
- a CDS encoding oxidoreductase codes for MSTLLSPVTINEWHLRNRVVMAPLTRGFANDQDGTVTEEMVAYYERRARDGVGLIITEGIIPSLAGKGTYGIPGLYTSEQTESWKKVTNAVHKHAGTIIAQLWHVGRLSHSDLIGTAPQAPSSLQAEGRVHKLHKPYQIPQAMSVRDIQATIEQFQTAARNAVLAGFDGIELHAAHGYLMDQFINEKTNHRTDEYGGDIQGRLRFLREIIVAVKKEISVDRISVRFSEKKDDDPSYVWADKAGMIDAYLNLFRETGISILHPSTERYTRTWEGEQTFHQSIRSQWDGIIIGVGNLDVQTAKLAVTDRIIDLAAFGRPFIANPDLVQKWHTGQRLVEYDAKAHLSVLV; via the coding sequence ATGTCTACATTATTGAGTCCAGTGACGATCAACGAATGGCATTTGAGAAACAGGGTGGTGATGGCACCTCTTACCAGAGGGTTTGCCAATGATCAGGATGGAACAGTGACCGAGGAGATGGTGGCTTATTATGAGCGTCGTGCCCGAGATGGCGTGGGACTAATCATTACAGAAGGTATCATCCCTTCGCTGGCGGGCAAAGGAACCTATGGTATCCCCGGATTATATACATCAGAACAGACTGAATCGTGGAAAAAGGTAACGAATGCCGTCCATAAACACGCAGGCACTATTATTGCACAACTGTGGCATGTCGGCAGATTGTCTCACTCCGATCTGATCGGTACCGCTCCGCAGGCACCTTCCAGCCTTCAAGCAGAGGGGAGAGTCCACAAATTGCATAAGCCCTATCAGATACCTCAAGCGATGAGTGTGCGGGATATCCAGGCTACCATTGAACAATTTCAAACGGCTGCCCGTAATGCAGTATTGGCCGGATTCGATGGGATTGAGCTTCATGCCGCGCATGGTTATCTAATGGATCAATTTATTAATGAGAAGACGAATCACAGAACGGATGAATACGGAGGCGATATCCAAGGGAGATTGCGTTTTCTTCGGGAGATCATCGTTGCAGTGAAAAAAGAAATCAGTGTGGATCGCATATCAGTACGCTTTTCCGAGAAAAAGGATGATGACCCGTCCTATGTCTGGGCAGACAAGGCTGGCATGATTGACGCATACCTGAACCTGTTCCGTGAGACAGGCATAAGCATTCTACACCCTTCCACGGAGAGATACACCAGAACGTGGGAAGGAGAACAAACTTTTCACCAGAGTATTCGGAGCCAATGGGATGGAATCATCATTGGTGTGGGTAATCTGGATGTTCAGACCGCGAAGCTGGCTGTGACGGATCGGATCATTGATTTGGCTGCGTTCGGCAGACCGTTTATCGCCAATCCCGATCTGGTGCAAAAATGGCATACGGGTCAGCGGCTGGTTGAGTATGATGCGAAAGCACATCTGTCTGTTTTAGTGTGA
- a CDS encoding LysR family transcriptional regulator gives MELSDIDIILEVARSGKISQAAKELNYAQSNVTTRIKKLEQEYQVQLFNRFPKGVVLTSKGERFVQYATRIRDLLNDLHQDMTDPGKPSGALKIGIVETAASSRFMEILNEYQVTYPEVSISLVNATSPKVLRKKIQEYEIDGAFISGACVKEGLKVEYEMQDTVHIISKHMDTPPESLCQVSWVVFPQGCPYREITEEFLQEEGLSARNMIEVSTMENLLSCVESGIAFTIMPCSVIHKKPDAFSVHDLAERFTHTTTTFVRGEDRYVSSALDRFVKLLNQKCITF, from the coding sequence ATGGAACTCTCGGATATCGATATTATTCTCGAGGTAGCACGGTCAGGCAAAATCTCGCAGGCCGCCAAAGAACTGAATTACGCACAATCCAATGTCACCACACGCATCAAAAAGCTGGAACAGGAATATCAGGTGCAGCTGTTCAACCGTTTTCCCAAAGGGGTGGTGCTGACTTCCAAGGGAGAACGATTTGTCCAGTATGCGACACGTATTCGTGACCTGTTAAACGATTTGCACCAGGATATGACGGATCCGGGGAAGCCTTCCGGCGCACTGAAAATCGGAATTGTGGAGACGGCGGCTTCCAGCCGTTTCATGGAGATTCTCAATGAATACCAGGTGACCTATCCCGAGGTCTCCATCTCACTTGTTAATGCCACTTCACCCAAAGTACTGCGCAAGAAAATACAGGAATATGAGATTGATGGTGCCTTTATTAGTGGCGCTTGTGTGAAAGAGGGACTGAAAGTGGAATATGAAATGCAGGACACAGTGCATATCATCTCCAAACATATGGACACACCACCTGAAAGCCTGTGTCAGGTATCGTGGGTTGTGTTCCCGCAGGGCTGTCCATACCGTGAAATTACGGAGGAATTTTTGCAAGAAGAGGGATTGTCCGCTCGCAACATGATTGAAGTCAGCACAATGGAAAACCTGCTTAGCTGTGTTGAATCGGGGATTGCTTTTACCATTATGCCGTGCAGCGTGATTCACAAGAAACCAGATGCGTTTTCCGTGCATGATCTGGCTGAACGATTCACACATACCACAACGACCTTTGTCCGGGGTGAAGACCGATACGTCAGCAGCGCGTTAGACCGATTTGTGAAGCTGCTGAATCAGAAGTGCATTACATTTTGA
- a CDS encoding MFS transporter, giving the protein MHLQNDVKTKSVPSWLILVLAAACGLIAANLYYAQTVIGPISVTTGLSSAAAGLIVTLTQIGYVIGLLFIVPLSDILENKRLVTFFLIILVVALIAAAFSSHAVLFLGASLVIGIGSVVAQILVPYATYLTSEEQRGRVVGNVMSGLLLGIMLARPVASFITDAFSWQAVFIFSAVVIALLALLLSRALPERQPQPAMKYGQLILSLGSLLKTFPMLRRRALYQASLFGAFSLFWTTVPMQLANEYGMSQQGIAWFALAGVGGAIAAPIAGRWADKGLTRILTGLAMVIAAASFGLAYLFQGHSTATLILLVIVAITLDMAVSGNLVLGQRIIYSLSEARGRVNGIFMSIFFIGGAIGSSLGSWSYAHGGWSLTTLIGLVMPLLALVYYLTEKKAAVVSNP; this is encoded by the coding sequence ATGCATTTGCAAAACGATGTGAAGACAAAATCGGTTCCAAGCTGGTTGATTTTAGTTTTGGCCGCGGCATGTGGGCTGATTGCTGCTAACCTGTACTATGCCCAGACGGTTATAGGACCAATCAGTGTTACAACTGGCTTGTCCTCTGCTGCTGCCGGGCTGATTGTGACGTTAACACAGATCGGTTATGTTATTGGCCTGCTGTTCATCGTACCGCTCAGTGACATTCTGGAGAATAAACGGCTGGTCACTTTTTTCCTCATCATTCTGGTCGTTGCATTGATTGCCGCCGCCTTCTCTTCTCATGCCGTATTATTTCTGGGTGCGTCCCTCGTCATCGGGATCGGTTCCGTCGTTGCGCAAATTCTGGTCCCCTATGCCACCTACCTCACTTCTGAGGAGCAGCGCGGACGGGTGGTCGGCAATGTGATGAGTGGTCTGCTGCTGGGCATCATGCTGGCTCGGCCTGTCGCAAGTTTTATAACAGACGCATTCAGTTGGCAGGCTGTTTTCATTTTCTCTGCGGTTGTGATTGCGTTGCTCGCACTGCTTCTGTCCCGCGCACTTCCTGAGCGTCAGCCACAACCTGCGATGAAGTATGGACAATTAATCCTGTCATTAGGTTCCCTGTTGAAAACATTTCCCATGCTCCGCCGCCGAGCCCTCTATCAGGCCAGTCTGTTTGGTGCCTTTAGCCTCTTCTGGACCACCGTTCCCATGCAGCTCGCCAATGAGTATGGCATGTCCCAGCAGGGAATTGCCTGGTTTGCACTGGCTGGTGTCGGAGGCGCCATTGCAGCACCGATTGCCGGAAGATGGGCTGATAAAGGCCTAACCCGCATATTGACCGGACTCGCTATGGTGATTGCCGCTGCATCCTTTGGGCTCGCATATCTGTTCCAGGGTCACTCTACCGCCACACTTATTCTGCTTGTGATCGTCGCCATCACGCTGGATATGGCGGTATCGGGCAATCTGGTACTGGGACAGCGCATCATTTATTCCTTAAGTGAAGCAAGAGGACGGGTAAACGGGATTTTCATGTCGATCTTCTTTATCGGGGGCGCGATTGGATCATCTCTCGGCAGCTGGTCTTATGCGCATGGGGGTTGGAGTCTCACTACACTGATTGGTCTGGTGATGCCTCTGCTGGCACTCGTATACTACTTAACAGAAAAGAAAGCTGCCGTCGTCAGCAACCCATAA